The Verrucomicrobiia bacterium sequence ATGAGCACTTTATGCGAAAAAATCGAAAAATTCGACGATTTAAAAACTCCCAATGTTGTTAAGGTCGTATTTGGTAAAGAAAACCAAGCGCTTTATTTTTCGCGTTATTCCATTCCATTTAATCGTGACCAAATCAAAACCGTCACTCACTATAAGCACATCGGCTTATACGTCTATCGCAAGGAAGCTCTTTTACGTCTGGTTCGATATCCCATTTCTCCATTAGAAAATGCCGAAAAACTCGAACAACTGCGTGCCTTGGAAAATGGTTATCGCATTTACGTCAAACCTATTACTTATTCCGGCTTTGGAATTGACACCCCACAGGATTTGCTTAAAGCCAAAAGATGGTTGAAAATAAAATCTAACCTTTAGCATTTTAGTTTTTTTTCATGGCTGATTTGTGAAAAGATGAGCTCTAAAATCCGTTAGTCAAGATCTGACCCCGTTCACCCCGTTCAGACGTTCACTTAGCCCCATCAGTTTATCTTACATCTTTTCCTTATCTAAGACAGTCCACAGCATTATTTATGAAATTCACATTATGTTCCTGAGTGTAATCAGCAAATAGCTCTACTGCAAATTCTGCAAGTT is a genomic window containing:
- the kdsB gene encoding 3-deoxy-manno-octulosonate cytidylyltransferase, with product MKVLGVIPARYGSSRFPGKALALLGDKPMIQWVWEKTKKAKTIHQLIIATDDKRIFAAAKKFGAEVVMTRKNHPSGTDRIAEVAQKIKCDLVVNIQGDEPFLNPQSIDTAVKALMAQPRFHMSTLCEKIEKFDDLKTPNVVKVVFGKENQALYFSRYSIPFNRDQIKTVTHYKHIGLYVYRKEALLRLVRYPISPLENAEKLEQLRALENGYRIYVKPITYSGFGIDTPQDLLKAKRWLKIKSNL